A window of Sulfurospirillum tamanense genomic DNA:
GTAGCTAAATATTGATGTGTTAGAGTATTAGAGCGGGTCTGTTAATTTTGTAAATAAAAAGGCTTTACAAAATGACTCAAAGAGATATGGCTGGTTATTTGGGTGTCTCAACAGCAACTATCCGCAACTGGCGCAAGGAAAAACCCAATTTGTATAAAATCATCATGCAAGGTTTTGCGTTTGAAGAAGCGATAGAAAGTGCAAAAGAGAATTACGAGAAGCTAGAAGCCTTAAAAGAAAAAGTGAGCAAAAAATAGCCTTACATGTAAGCCGTCTTTTTCTCTGTTAAAATGTACACAAAGGGGGAGGCTACATCTCCCTTCCCTCCAAAAGCCTCAGCCAGCCTTTGGCGATGCGGTACACAAACCACACCAACGCGCCAAATATAACCGCATACCCCACCACGATAAACACCAACACAACCCCCAAAACACTCCAAAACACAAACCACCAAAAGCTACGGATTTGCCACCCGTAATGGCTCTCCAACCACGTTCCGCGCGCATCGCCTTTTTTTACATGGGCAATAATCACCCCAATAAGCGCTGTAATTCCCACAAAAAACGAAGCCGCATACAAAGCATACACAGCCGTAGCGGGGCCTTTTTGATTTTCAGGGGCATCTTTCACGTAGGGACGTTGGTCGTAGCTGTATTCCATTGGGACCTCTTTTTTTGCCAAAATT
This region includes:
- a CDS encoding DUF4870 family protein, encoding MEYSYDQRPYVKDAPENQKGPATAVYALYAASFFVGITALIGVIIAHVKKGDARGTWLESHYGWQIRSFWWFVFWSVLGVVLVFIVVGYAVIFGALVWFVYRIAKGWLRLLEGREM